The following proteins come from a genomic window of Canis lupus dingo isolate Sandy chromosome 20, ASM325472v2, whole genome shotgun sequence:
- the LOC112666984 gene encoding zinc finger protein ZFP2-like, whose translation MRTHSGEKPFKCNQCGKAYSSSSYLTRHKRIHTGEKPYECHDCGKTFRDSSLLKQHEGTHSKNKPYKCNQCSKTFSRNSRLTTHKVIHTREKPYVCDDCGKTFGILSYLTRHKRIHLREKSIECSHCGKALSSLSSLKAHLRIHTGEKPYKCDQCGRTFRMSCNLNVHKKMHAGKKPCMCNDCGKAFRDRSCLKEHMRIHTGEKPFECNQCGKAFRVKSLLNLHQKIHTRSKPYQCKECGKAFSGLLSYRRHMKKHTREKKPFKCSDCGKAFARHVSLTIHIRTHTGEKPYECDQCGKTFSVMCNLTVHKRVHTGEKPYQCNVCGRAFSKLLTLRRHHESTHGGQKS comes from the coding sequence ATGAGAACCCACAGTGGAGAAAAACCTTTCAAATGTAACCAATGTGGGAAAGCCTACAGTTCAAGTTCTTACCTTACACGGCACAAAAGAATTcacactggggagaagccctATGAATGCCATGATTGTGGAAAAACCTTCAGAGATAGTTCACTTCTCAAACAACATGAAGGAACCCATTCAAAGAACAAACCCTACAAATGTAATCAGTGCAGCAAGACCTTCAGTAGAAACTCTAGGCTTACCACGCATAAGGTAATACATACCAGAGAGAAGCCCTATGTCTGCGACGATTGTGGGAAAACCTTCGGTATTCTTTCATACCTTACAAGACATAAGAGAATTCACTTGAGAGAGAAGTCCATTgagtgtagccactgtggaaaagcaTTAAGTAGTCTGTCATCCCTGAAGGCACACCTGCGGATACATACTGGAGAAAAACCTTACAAATGTGATCAGTGTGGGAGGACTTTTAGAATGAGCTGTAATCTTAATGTGCACAAGAAAATGCATGCTGGAAAGAAACCATGTATGTGCAATGACTGTGGAAAAGCCTTCAGGGATCGCTCATGCCTTAAAGAACACAtgagaattcacactggagagaaaccctttgAATGTAAtcagtgtgggaaagcctttagaGTGAAATCTTTACTCAATTTGCACCAGAAAATTCACACGAGATCGAAACCATATCAGTGTaaggaatgtggaaaagccttcagtGGTCTCTTATCTTATAGGAGACATATGAAAAAGCACACCAGGGAAAAGAAACCCTTCAAATGTAGTGATTGTGGAAAAGCTTTTGCGAGGCATGTATCCCTTACAATACACATAagaactcacactggagagaaaccctatgagtgTGATCAATGTGGGAAAACCTTCAGTGTAATGTGTAATCTTACTGTGCACAAGAGAGTCCATACTGGTGAAAAGCCCTATCAATGCAATGTCTGTGGGCGTGCTTTCAGTAAGCTATTAACCCTTCGGCGGCATCATGAGAGCACTCATGGGGGACAAAAGTCTTAA
- the LOC112666933 gene encoding olfactory receptor 7G3-like, whose product MTSGNLSDPTEFLLLGLSEDPELQPLLFFLFLSMYLVSVLGNLLIILAILYDFHLHTPMYFFLSNLSFVDICFTTTTIPKMLVNIRTHSKSITYTGCLTQICFVLTFAGLENGILVMMAFDRFVAICHPLRYNVIMNPKLCRLLVLLSFLISVLDALLHTLMALRLSFCTDLEIPHFFCELAHILKLACSDILINNILVYLVTSLLGVIPLSGIIISYTQIVSSVLKIPSAGGKYKAFSICGSHLIVVSLFYGTGFGVYLSSAATHSSRKSAIVSVMYTVVTPMMNPFIYSLRNKDMMGALRKLISRISYFH is encoded by the coding sequence ATGACATCAGGAAACCTCTCAGATCCTACAGAATTCCTCCTCCTGGGACTGTCAGAGGATCCAGAACTGCAGCCCCTTCTATTTTTCCTGTTCCTGTCTATGTACCTGGTGTCAGTGCTTGGGAACCTGCTCATCATCCTGGCCATTCTGTATGACTTCCACCTCCACactcccatgtacttcttcctctccaatttGTCTTTTGTTGACATCTGTTTCACCACCACAACAATCCCAAAGATGCTTGTAAACATCCGGACACACAGCAAATCCATCACTTACACAGGCTGCCTCACACAAATCTGCTTTGTCCTGACTTTTGCTGGATTAGAAAATGGAATACTGGTAATGATGGCCTTTGATCGATTTGTGGCCATCTGTCACCCATTGAGGTACAATGTCATCATGAATCCCAAACTCTGTAGGCTGCTGGTTCTACTGTCCTTCCTTATTAGTGTTTTGGATGCCCTTCTCCACACTTTGATGGCGTTGCGGCTGTCCTTCTGCACAGACCTGGAAATTCCCCACTTTTTCTGTGAATTAGCTCATATTCTCAAGCTTGCCTGTTCCGATATCCTCATCAATAATATTCTTGTGTATTTAGTGACCAGCTTGTTGGGTGTTATTCCTCTCTCTGGGATAATTATCTCTTACACTCAAATTGTTTCCTCTGTCCTGAAAATCCCATCAGCTGGTGGAAAGTATAAGGCATTTTCCATCTGTGGGTCACACTTAATAGTTGTTTCTTTGTTCTATGGGACAGGTTTTGGGGTGTACCTTAGTTCCGCAGCTACACACTCCTCCAGGAAGAGCGCAATAGTATCAGTGATGTACACTGTGGTCACCCCCATGATGAATCCCTTTATCTATAGTCTGAGAAACAAGGATATGATGGGGGCTTTGAGGAAATTGATTTCTAGAATATCATATTTCCATTAA
- the LOC112666932 gene encoding olfactory receptor 7G1-like — protein MEPRNETVIIEFLLMEVTDNPELQSLIFILFLFMYLVTVLGNLLIILAVISDSHLHIPMYFFLFILSFTDICLSTTTIPKILVNIHTQNQSITYAGCLTQICFVMVFASLDSCILSVMAYDRYVAICHPLRYTVIMNSHLCGLLILLSLFISIVDALIHNLMVLHLSFCTELEIPLFFCEVIQVIKIACSDTLINNILIYFATSIFGGIPLCGIIFSYTQVVSSVLRMPSAGTKYKAFSTCGSHLSVVSLFYGTAFGVYISSALTSSSRNTAVVSMMYTVVPQMMNPFIYSLRNRDMKGALRKLISRMPSLL, from the coding sequence ATGGAACCTAGAAATGAAACAGTCATTATAGAATTTCTTCTCATGGAAGTGACAGATAATCCAGAACTGCAGTCCCTCATCTTCATCCTGTTCCTATTCATGTACCTGGTCACTGTCCTGGGAAACCTGCTCATCATCCTGGCTGTCATCTCTGACTCCCATCTTCATATCCCCatgtacttctttctttttattctgtcatTTACTGACATCTGTTTAAGTACAACCACAATCCCAAAGATACTGGTGAATATCCATACACAGAACCAGAGCATCACTTATGCAGGCTGCCTCACACAGATCTGCTTTGTCATGGTTTTTGCAAGTTTGGATAGTTGTATTCTTTCAGTAATGGCCTATgatcgctatgtggccatctgtcaTCCACTGAGGTACACAGTCATCATGAACTCCCACCTCTGTGGCCTCTTGATTCTTCTCTCCCTGTTTATTAGCATTGTGGATGCCTTGATACACAATCTGATGGTGTTGCATCTGTCCTTCTGCACAGAACTCGAAatccctctcttcttctgtgaAGTTATTCAGGTTATCAAGATCGCATGTTCTGACACCCTCATCAATAACATCCTGATATATTTTGCAACCAGCATATTTGGTGGTATTCCTCTGTGTGGAATCATTTTCTCTTACACTCAGGTAGTGTCTTCAGTTTTGAGAATGCCATCAGCAGGTACAAAGTATAAAGCTTTTTCTACCTGTGGGTCTCACCTGTCAGTTGTGTCTTTGTTCTATGGGACAGCTTTTGGGGTGTACATTAGTTCTGCTCTCACTAGTTCTTCCAGAAACACTGCAGTGGTTTCAATGATGTACACTGTTGTCCCTCAAATGATGAACCCCTTCATCTACAGCCTGAGGAACAGGGACATGAAGGGAGCCTTGAGGAAACTCATAAGTAGAATGCCTTCTCTTCTGTGA
- the LOC112666931 gene encoding olfactory receptor 7G1-like has translation MEPRNDTHVSDFLLMRVTENPELQFPLFILFVSMYLVTILGNLLIILAVIYDSHLHTPMYFFLSNLSINDICLSTTTIPKMLVNIQTQNQSIAYTGCLAQICFVLIFASLESSLLAVMAYDRYVAICHPLRYTVIMNSHLCGLLILLPLFIIIVDALMHSLMVLHLSFCTELEIPLFFCEVVQVIKIACSDTLINNILIYFATSVFGGIPLCGIIFSYTKIVSSVLRMPSAGTKYKAFSTCGSHLSVVSLFYGTGLGVYISSALTSSSRNTAVVSMMYTVVPQMMNPFIYSLRNRDMKGALRKLISRMPSLL, from the coding sequence ATGGAACCCAGAAATGATACACATGTTTCAGATTTCCTTCTCATGAGAGTGACAGAGAATCCAGAACTGCAGTTCCCCCTATTCATTCTGTTCGTGTCCATGTACCTGGTCACCATCCTGGGAAACCTGCTCATCATCCTGGCTGTCATCTATGACTCCCAtctccacacccccatgtacttctttcTCTCCAATCTGTCTATTAATGACATCTGTTTAAGCACAACCACCATCCCAAAGATGCTGGTGAACATCCAAACACAGAATCAAAGCATCGCTTACACAGGCTGCCTCGCACAGATCTGCTTTGTCCTGATTTTTGCAAGTTTAGAAAGTAGTCTTCTTGCAGTAATGGcttatgaccgctatgtggccatctgtcaTCCACTGAGGTACACAGTCATCATGAACTCCCACCTCTGTGGCCTCTTGATTCTACTGCCTCTGTTTATTATCATTGTGGATGCCCTGATGCACAGTCTGATGGTGTTGCATCTGTCCTTCTGCACAGAACTTGAAatccctctcttcttctgtgaAGTTGTTCAGGTTATCAAGATTGCATGTTCTGACACCCTCATCAATAACATCCTGATATATTTTGCAACCAGCGTATTTGGTGGTATTCCTCTGTGTGGAATCATTTTCTCCTACACTAAGATAGTGTCTTCTGTTTTGAGAATGCCATCAGCAGGTACGAAGTATAAAGCATTTTCTACCTGTGGGTCTCATCTGTCAGTTGTGTCTTTGTTCTATGGGACCGGTTTGGGGGTGTACATTAGTTCTGCTCTCACTAGCTCTTCCAGAAACACTGCAGTGGTTTCAATGATGTACACTGTTGTCCCTCAAATGATGAACCCCTTCATCTACAGCCTGAGGAACAGGGACATGAAGGGAGCCTTGAGGAAACTCATAAGTAGAATGCCTTCTCTTCTGTGA